In one Lolium rigidum isolate FL_2022 chromosome 3, APGP_CSIRO_Lrig_0.1, whole genome shotgun sequence genomic region, the following are encoded:
- the LOC124696804 gene encoding cytochrome P450 94B3-like, protein MAMAALLLLLPLFFVGAVLVLHAARRVNKKAGLQPYPLLGHLPQFVANRHRILDWMTEVLESQPGCTLVLRRPGVQGVVTANPANVEHILRASFDNFPKGPRFGSILHDFLGRGIFNADGEAWRTQRKAASYEFNTRSLRVFVAQSVHSELHGRLLPLLRRAVTSGQQIDIQDTLERYAFDNICRVAFDHDPRQLPDGDEGGGGDGASPEAESARFADAFRDAANISAGRFRYAVPGFWRVKKAFNLGSERRLRESIAMVHGYADRIIRSRREEISMGCEKHDLLSRFMVSQSDSYTETALRDVVISFLLAGRETTSSALTWFFWLLSSHPDVERRIRDEVAAVRGRRAQSDLNNVGFDLDELREMHYVHAAITESMRLYPPVPFNTLDAQVADVLPDGTPVGAGWFVAHNSYAMGRMESVWGADAREYRPERWLDPAEGTFRPESPFRYVAFHAGPRICLGKEMAYIQMKSIVSCVLEEFELEVNGEYRPLQVPSLTLRMADGLPVRVKARGN, encoded by the exons ATGGCGATGGCAGCGTTGCTGCTTCTGCTGCCGCTCTTCTTCGTCGGCGCAGTCTTGGTCCTTCATGCTGCCCGGCGTGTCAACAAGAAGGCGGGGCTTCAGCCGTACCCGTTGCTCGGCCACCTGCCGCAGTTCGTGGCTAACCGGCACCGCATACTGGACTGGATGACGGAGGTGCTCGAGTCCCAGCCCGGGTGCACGCTCGTGCTCCGCCGGCCGGGCGTGCAGGGCGTTGTCACCGCCAACCCGGCGAACGTGGAGCACATCCTGCGCGCCAGCTTCGACAACTTCCCCAAGGGCCCGCGCTTCGGGTCCATCCTACACGACTTCCTCGGCCGGGGAATCTTCAACGCCGACGGCGAGGCCTGGCGCACGCAGCGCAAGGCGGCCAGCTACGAGTTCAATACACGCTCTCTGCGCGTCTTCGTGGCCCAGAGCGTCCACAGCGAGCTTCACGGCAGGCTCCTCCCTCTGCTGCGCCGTGCGGTGACCTCTGGCCAGCAAATCGACATCCAGGACACACTCGAACGGTACGCCTTCGATAACATCTGCCGCGTCGCCTTCGACCACGACCCGCGCCAGCTCCCTGACGGAGACGAAGGCGGTGGTGGCGACGGCGCGAGCCCGGAGGCCGAGAGCGCCAGGTTCGCCGATGCGTTCCGCGACGCTGCCAATATCAGCGCGGGCAGGTTCCGGTACGCTGTCCCAGGATTCTGGAGGGTGAAGAAGGCGTTTAACCTGGGGTCCGAGCGGCGGCTGCGCGAGTCAATCGCCATGGTGCACGGCTACGCCGACCGCATCATCCGGTCTCGGCGCGAAGAGATAAGCATGGGCTGCGAGAAGCACGACCTCCTGTCCAGGTTCATGGTGAGCCAGAGCGACAGTTACACCGAGACGGCCCTCCGCGACGTGGTGATCAGTTTCCTGCTCGCCGGGCGGGAGACGACGTCCTCCGCGCTCACATGGTTCTTCTGGCTGCTGTCCTCGCATCCCGACGTGGAGCGCCGCATCCGCGACGAGGTCGCCGCGGTGCGCGGCCGTCGCGCGCAGAGCGATCTGAACAATGTCGGcttcgacctcgacgagctgAGGGAGATGCACTACGTGCACGCGGCCATCACGGAGTCGATGCGGCTGTACCCTCCGGTACCGTTTAACACGCTGGACGCGCAGGTCGCCGACGTGCtgccggacggcacgccggtcggaGCAGGTTGGTTCGTGGCGCACAACTCGTATGCAATGGGGCGGATGGAGTCCGTGTGGGGCGCGGACGCGCGGGAGTACCGGCCGGAGCGGTGGCTGGACCCGGCGGAGGGGACGTTCCGGCCGGAGAGCCCGTTCCGATACGTGGCGTTCCATGCCGGGCCGAGGATTTGCCTTGGGAAG GAGATGGCGTACATTCAGATGAAGTCCATCGTGTCGTGCGTGCTGGAGGAGTTCGAGCTGGAAGTGAACGGCGAGTACCGACCACTGCAGGTGCCGTCGCTGACGCTGCGGATGGCGGACGGGCTCCCCGTGAGGGTGAAGGCTAGAGGAAACTGA